Below is a genomic region from Methanomassiliicoccaceae archaeon.
CACTGGCTCTTCGGTTTCGCATCCAAGGGCGCCGACCCTCTCGCGGACGCTGTGCCTGGACGCATGGATTCCATAGATACGAAATACTACAACGACGAGGTACGCAGAGCATCCTTCGCCCTTCCCAACTATGTCAAGATGCTTCTGAAGTGAACGAGCCGATTATAATCCTCTATCGTGATTACGGTGTATGAATACGGTGTATCTTGCGGGCGGTTGTTTCTGGGGCGTCGAGAAGTATCTGTCGATGATACGCGGAGTCGTAAGCACCCGCACGGGATATGCGAACGGCGGTTCCGATAAGACTGACTACAGGTCCGTCTGCTCGGGCTCAGGGCATGCCGAAGCCGTGGAAGTCGTCTACGACAAGGAAACGGTCTCCCTGGAAAAACTTCTTGGCATATTCTACAGATGCATAGATCCGCTGAGCATCAACAAACAAGGTAACGACCGTGGAATACAGTACCGCACCGGCGTCTACTACACCGACCCGGAGGACGAGCATGCCATAAGGGCGTCGGTCTCCGAACTCGAAAAAACACTGGGAAAGAAGACCGCCATCGAAGTCCTTCCTCTGAAGAACTGGTGCACGGCCGAAGAATACCACCAGAAATATCTCGACAGGACCCCGGGAGGATACTGTCACATCTCCCCTTCCCTATTCTCGGAAGCCGAGATGGCAAATCCGATACCGATATATGAGCTGTCACCGGACTCCTCCCTTACTGACTTGCAGTATTCTGTAACGAGGAAAAACGGCACCGAAGCGCCGTTCACCGGCGAATACTGGGACTTTTTCGGAAAGGGAATTTATGTGGACGTGA
It encodes:
- the msrB gene encoding peptide-methionine (R)-S-oxide reductase MsrB; the protein is MNTVYLAGGCFWGVEKYLSMIRGVVSTRTGYANGGSDKTDYRSVCSGSGHAEAVEVVYDKETVSLEKLLGIFYRCIDPLSINKQGNDRGIQYRTGVYYTDPEDEHAIRASVSELEKTLGKKTAIEVLPLKNWCTAEEYHQKYLDRTPGGYCHISPSLFSEAEMANPIPIYELSPDSSLTDLQYSVTRKNGTEAPFTGEYWDFFGKGIYVDVTTGEPLFLSKDKFESRCGWPSFSSPVSPEIVVEKDDRTHGMKRTEIRSRSGDAHLGHVFPDGPKQKGGLRYCINSAALRFVPYEKMEEEGYGWLMGSL